The genomic region GCACTCCAGCCCCAGAAAGCCCAGGCTGGAAGGAGAGggcgcccccccaccccctgcctgggCTGGCCCGTGCCAAGGTGGGCCGCTAGCCCAGCTGCCAGCAGGAGGACAGCGAGAGCCAGGATGGCGATGAGCCCAGGCCGGTCCCCTAGGGCTCTGTGGCAAGGAGTGGCCTCTTTAGTCCTGGCCCATACACAAGCCAACTGGGTATGGGCGTCCGCAAAGGCCACTTGCAGGCAGGCCCAGTACTCCGTGGCCTGAAGGAGGCGGGTGATGTTGTAGCTGTGTGTGCCGCGGGGCAGGCGGGCCAGAGCCGTGACCCTGTGGCCCCGGAGGGAGGAGGCGCTGGACCAGGTGAGGTTGGTGGACACCGTGTTGGGTGGGGGCACCCAAGATAGCAGGATGTGATAGGGGTGGGTCTCCTGTACCCGGAGCTCCAGACCCCGTCCCTCGTCCCTGCCTGGCTGGAGGAGGGCACGGCCAACAACCACACTGACCGTCTTAGTGTCTGCCCCCACCAGGTTCTGGGCCACACAGGTGTACAGTCCTGCTTCTTCCGCTGTCACCCTCCGCAGCTCCAGGGTCCCCTCCGGGTACACCCGGTACCTCCTGCCCGCATGGGCAGGCGTTAGTCGAAGCCCGGCTGGACTGACCCAGTAGATCTCGGGTTCCGGTTCGGCCAGCGCCCGGCAGTGCAGCACCGTGCTCTCTCCGCTGGCCACCTGGAGGCTGGGGGGGAAGCTGCGGGGGGAGATGAGGGGCAGGCAGTGGTCCGTCATCTCCCGGAAGGGCACCTCGCGGACCGGGCGGCGCTGGAGGTCTGGCGGCTCTGCGCACAGGGTGGACTGTGGCTCGATGAAGCGGACACGGGTGCCCGTGGCATTGGCCCAGCGGATGACACAGTCACAGCGGATGGGGTTGCCGTGGAGACCCACCTCCTGCAGGTTGGGCAGGGACTCCACCGTCTGCTGGTGCAAGGCACTGAGAGCGTTGTTGTTGAGCATGAGGGTCTCCATCTGGGGCAGGTGGTGGAAGGCGCGGGGGTGGATGAAGGACAGCCGCGGGTTGTTGGTGATGTCCAGCTTGGTCAGCTCGGGGAGGTTGACCAGGGCGAACTTGTCGATGGAGACCAGCTCCTCCATGTTGTTCAGCCCCAGCTCCTTGAGGTGCAGCATGTTGGCAAAGTCCCCCGGCCCTACCCGCTGGAGGGGGTTCTTGTTCAGGTCTAGGAACTTGAGCCCGGGCACCTGCTCCAGTGCCCGCCTGGGCACCCGGGCCAGCTGGTTGTCGTAGAAGGAGAGGCTCTCCAGGCTCTGCAGCCCCTC from Lemur catta isolate mLemCat1 chromosome 23, mLemCat1.pri, whole genome shotgun sequence harbors:
- the LRRN2 gene encoding leucine-rich repeat neuronal protein 2 gives rise to the protein MRLLVAPLLLAWVAGATAAVPVVPWRVPCPPQCACQIRPWYTPRSSYREAATVDCNDLFLTAVPPALPAGTQTLLLQSNSIVRVDQSELGYLANLTELDLSQNSFSDARDCDFHALPQLLSLHLEENQLTRLEDHSFAGLAGLQELYLNHNQLYRIAPRAFAGLGNLLRLHLNSNLLRAIDSRWFEMLPNLEILMIGGNKVDAILDMNFRPLANLRSLVLAGMHLREISDYALEGLQSLESLSFYDNQLARVPRRALEQVPGLKFLDLNKNPLQRVGPGDFANMLHLKELGLNNMEELVSIDKFALVNLPELTKLDITNNPRLSFIHPRAFHHLPQMETLMLNNNALSALHQQTVESLPNLQEVGLHGNPIRCDCVIRWANATGTRVRFIEPQSTLCAEPPDLQRRPVREVPFREMTDHCLPLISPRSFPPSLQVASGESTVLHCRALAEPEPEIYWVSPAGLRLTPAHAGRRYRVYPEGTLELRRVTAEEAGLYTCVAQNLVGADTKTVSVVVGRALLQPGRDEGRGLELRVQETHPYHILLSWVPPPNTVSTNLTWSSASSLRGHRVTALARLPRGTHSYNITRLLQATEYWACLQVAFADAHTQLACVWARTKEATPCHRALGDRPGLIAILALAVLLLAAGLAAHLGTGQPRQGVGGRPLLPAWAFWGWSAPSVRVVSAPLVLPWNPGKQLSRSSEGEAPSPPLSRNS